The Plasmodium brasilianum strain Bolivian I chromosome 14, whole genome shotgun sequence genome contains a region encoding:
- a CDS encoding hypothetical protein (conserved Plasmodium protein) yields MEEKIKSHLKALNFVEVCNCIDKKETEIGDIAKWVCYNKLLINIKLLEKCSENTSLKQNILDELDNEIIKTTKIVKIDKKDKVDVYLCIKRYVFLLYKILSHFEKVNLETNKMVYEVFLIFSIKLVILYDEKEFLLNIIHSLVNNVENNKKKNNSQENLFLFEFAKNLFDLYCFIMLPDFIFLHSLLIYLYNNINMDICHNLKNERIQLICYILKNINILFEKLLKHSDSTLTSIYDDEKNDRSSLLIELRDSLNIIYPKTECLVDTISKSNTKIIFKECNYFHLLYKTIQISFNTNKYSLEKEKYHHNYNYANVNINNFLLLLKILSPNFLVWTARKDNKEKIYKELQQIIYTYEETEFYKFNYIYVIDNLQNYNYLNETTGCLFFFYLSLLSLNEINKNLDKQINILVSTLIGNYFSFFQRRHNFVLPKDTILLPNRGKIIQSKREVLSQKNEEHTIEQFEDSVFHENTKNDRCMHVMKEKRFSKNVEAYCQVKEQKKNTHECTIYDSKNCANICKISFDILFKHSHKIIMKLKNLIIWGYIYPDDSEELNFLNLANIFIFNDDMYTTNQKKESLSEYLFKRHNFFIYNYSVFKNTYECKTLSYKYMDVFSDFISSLILNIILVLAKIHLSCSYILQQDSEKGDRDKTQLNRRCANVKVFTNECVINDFYCTRGGKLEQSKKMQQTQQEPLITKDETNVNTNDTNSNIRHTCVKVDEETSADKTKDALNKLKGDIINSYYHIETVPVDERMEFFFNELLFICFKLINYPSKNVRKYCISVISLVIPKINIKSSYINYVDKKTDTFITFIDDDETYDQSEVIKNYVYLKCKINKYLNLNLIKSIEKLIRICFLKLSNRNLCSIICKNILFSFCSHPFVMPFILHKYVNIILYLIETNYIILIVDSLKCLFMLYQINAQDMKIYNYDIVYRLHLLFNVFQENNNPHINMNDTTINDNNLVINNHPSVNSNNLTSFLKKFYFNINQVDKGREEILLHIKLILHCLHINCSEEEYFKLIRIFSKHPKEFQEYSKSFQLFSAF; encoded by the coding sequence ATGGAAGAGAAAATTAAATCCCATCTAAAGGCCTTAAACTTTGTAGAAGTATGCAACTGCATAGATAAGAAGGAGACAGAAATTGGCGACATAGCCAAATGGGTATGCTACAATAAGCTTCTTATTAACATAAAACTTCTAGAAAAATGTAGTGAAAATACAAGtttgaaacaaaatatattagacgAGCTAGATAACGAAATTATTAAGACTACAAAAATTGTcaaaattgataaaaaggataaggtggacgtatatttatgtataaaaaggTATGTCTTTCTTTTGTATAAGATACTTTCccattttgaaaaagttAATTTAGAAACAAACAAAATGGTATATGAGGTATTTCTTATCTTTTCCATAAAACTTGTTATCCTTTATGACGAGAAGGAATTTCTGCTAAATATCATTCATAGCTTGGTTAATAATGtagagaataataaaaaaaaaaataattcacaggaaaatttatttttattcgaatttgcaaaaaatttatttgacttatactgttttattatgttacctgattttatttttttacattctttgttaatttatttatataataatatcaacATGGACATATGTCACAATTTGAAGAATGAAAGAATACAACTAATCTGCTACAtattaaagaatattaatatactttttgaaaaattgcTTAAACACAGTGATAGCACCTTAACAAGTATTTACGACGATGAAAAGAATGACCGATCATCTCTTTTAATCGAACTAAGGGATAGCTTAAACATCATATATCCCAAGACAGAATGTCTGGTTGATACGATTAGTAAatcaaatacaaaaataatatttaaggaGTGTAATTATTTCCaccttttatataaaacaattcaAATATCATtcaatacaaataaatactCATTGGAGAAGGAGAAGTATcatcataattataattatgcaaatgtaaatataaataattttcttttgttacttaaaattttatctcCAAATTTTTTGGTATGGACAGCTCGTAAGGATAACaaagaaaagatatataaagaattacaacaaataatatatacatatgaagaAACTGAATTCTATAAGTTCAACTATATATACGTCATAGATAATTTGcagaattataattatttaaatgagaCTACAGGTTGTCTCTTCTTCTTCTACCTTTCGTTGCTCTCTTTAAATGAGATCAATAAAAATTTGgataaacaaattaacatTTTAGTGAGTACCTTAATAGGAaactatttttctttttttcaaagaAGACATAATTTTGTACTCCCCAAAGATACGATCTTATTACCAAACCGAGGAAAAATAATACAGTCAAAAAGAGAAGTGTTAAgccaaaaaaatgaagaacaCACAATCGAACAGTTTGAAGACTCCGTTTTCCATgagaatacaaaaaatgatCGATGTATGCATGTGATGAAGGAAAAacgtttttcaaaaaatgtagaagCATATTGCCAGGTGAAAGagcaaaaaaagaatacacACGAATGCACTATTTATGACAGTAAAAATTGCGCAAATATTTGCAAAATTAGTTTTgacatattatttaaacacagtcataaaataataatgaaactgaaaaatttaatcatttggggatatatatatcctgATGATAGCGAAGAATTGAACTTTTTGAATTTGGCTaatatcttcatttttaatgaTGATATGTATACTACTAACCAAAAGAAGGAATCCCTCAGTGAATACTTATTCAAGAGacataacttttttatatacaattattCAGTTTTCAAAAATACATATGAGTGTAAAACTTTGTCCTATAAGTATATGGACGTTTTTTCTGATTTTATCTCTTCTTTAATTCTAAATATTATCCTTGTGCTAGCTAAAATTCATTTGTCATGTAGTTACATACTTCAACAGGATAGTGAAAAGGGAGATCGGGACAAAACACAGCTTAATAGGAGATGTGCTAACGTGAAAGTTTTCACGAACGAGTGCGTCATCAATGATTTTTACTGCACAAGGGGGGGGAAATTAGAGCAATCAAAGAAGATGCAGCAAACACAGCAAGAGCCACTCATAACAAAAGATGAGACAAATGTAAACACGAACGACACGAACAGCAACATTCGACATACTTGCGTCAAAGTGGACGAAGAAACAAGTGCAGACAAAACCAAAGACGCTTTGAATAAACTCAAAGGTGATATTATAAACTCGTATTACCACATAGAAACTGTCCCAGTTGATGAAAGAATggaattcttttttaatgagttactttttatttgttttaaattaattaattatccCTCAAAAAATGTCCGAAAATATTGTATTTCTGTCATATCACTTGTTATAccgaaaataaatataaaatcttCTTACATCAATTATGTTGATAAAAAAACAGATACATTTATTACCTTTATAGATGATGATGAAACATATGATCAGAGTgaagttattaaaaattatgtttatttaaaatgtaaaattaataaatacttAAATTTGAACTTGATTAAATCTATTGAGAAATTAATAcgcatttgttttttaaaactgAGTAACAGAAATTTGTGTTcaattatttgtaaaaatattttattctcatTTTGCTCTCATCCTTTTGTAATgccatttattttacataaatacgttaatatcattttatatCTAATAGAAACTAATTACATTATTCTAATTGTCGATTcgttaaaatgtttattcaTGTTATATCAGATAAATGCTCAGGatatgaaaatttacaaCTATGACATAGTATATAGACTGCATTTACTATTCAACGTATttcaagaaaataataatccgCATATAAACATGAATGATACTactataaatgataataatttagtGATTAATAATCACCCATCCGTAAATTCTAATAATTTAACCtcgtttttaaaaaaattttattttaacatcaATCAAGTTGACAAGGGAAGAGAAGAAATATTACTACACATAAAACTTATCTTACATTGTTTACACATTAATTGTTCAGaagaagaatattttaaattaattcgcattttttcaaaacatCCCAAGGAATTTCAAGAATATTCAAAAAGTTTTCAGCTTTTTTCTGCTTTCTAA
- a CDS encoding hypothetical protein (conserved Plasmodium protein) encodes MNKQISRNEKVSDNIIFHCFYLQSFFNSNENNEHVQKEKNLGNFEIMKDKNNVSNIELKSSTFFNILASTRLMQSVGQPISHSPVYRYIHNIHDHNENNGAVLTSCKTCRIYEYSKFCNINADILNRKTQRGIISLLQNCVENFTSSTFSITLGLEL; translated from the exons atgaataaacagATAAGtagaaatgaaaaagtatcagataatattatatttcattgttTTTATCTCCAGTCATTTTTTAACT caaatgaaaataatgaacatGTACAGAAAGAGAAGAACTTAGGGAACTTTGAAATTATgaaggataaaaataatgtatcaaatatagaattaaaatcatctacattttttaatatattagcATCAACAAGGTTAATGCAAAGTGTAGGACAACCCATATCTCATAGCCCAGTATatagatacatacataacATTCATGatcataatgaaaataatggaGCCGTCTTG aCATCATGTAAAACATGTAGAATTTATGAATACTCGaag TTTTGCAATATTAATGctgatattttaaatagaaaaacGCAAAGGGGGATTATCTCGTTGCTACAAAATTGTGTGGAAA ACTTTACCTCTTCAACTTTTTCAATAACCTTAGGACTTGAACTATGA
- a CDS encoding zinc finger protein: MNNRISRDLTENFIEKREIAKEEMDPRKDWLKRILMNNNSFDLKMFLRAGDFKKKEGDYCNSCKSSVNQIYYLNTNKLFCDVCEEIYCMYCVKSIDVMKDNQLKYIKVRLCKKCFIYINELKYIINPNLSIDKKAIDLVNTFNEISNRYTTICSNVSQLNGLILLCENNKEFLDNFKIEINKLVEIIQEDVDFLNTMKKKNNFLSDNNFIINKMGKNLLLYLKIIRNKIIPDAADVLSKTKELLYKKT; the protein is encoded by the coding sequence ATGAATAACAGAATAAGCCGGGACCTAACTGAGAATTTCATAGAAAAGAGAGAAATTGCAAAGGAGGAAATGGATCCACGAAAAGATTGGCTTAAGAGAATTTTGatgaataataattcatttgatttaaaaatgtttttaagaGCAGgagattttaaaaaaaaagaaggtgATTATTGTAATAGTTGTAAAAGTAGTGTAAATCAGATTTACTACTTAAACACAAACAAGTTATTTTGTGATGTATGTgaagaaatatattgtatgtaCTGTGTTAAAAGTATAGATGTAATGAAAGACAAtcagttaaaatatataaaagtaaggTTATGCAAAAAgtgctttatatatataaacgaattaaaatatattatcaatCCAAACTTATCAATTGATAAAAAAGCTATTGATTTAGTAAATACTTTTAACGAAATCTCTAACCGATACACAACAATTTGTAGTAATGTGTCTCAATTAAATGGACTCATATTACTatgtgaaaataataaagaatttttagacaattttaaaatagaaataaataaattagttGAAATAATTCAAGAGGATgttgattttttaaatactatgaaaaaaaaaaataatttcttatcagataataattttattattaataaaatgggaaaaaatttGCTACTGTATTTAAAgataataagaaataaaattataccaGATGCTGCCGATGTTTTAAGCAAAACAAAGGAATTGCTGTATAAAAAGACATAA
- a CDS encoding hypothetical protein (conserved Plasmodium protein), with translation MKRTKSKGEPSEPKKAKKNLEGNSKRKRDEINESCDVGKIEVDLSVDYKRKDKHIEYQDYREAKHDIVNKDEVNNSHLKREVGNSRLKERDKDSVHAYTTKNSNSRKNKKRKNSNNNDENKNDEDGKIDRDGKNKGDSKNNYSSKYNRSSGNLRSSGNLRSSGNLRSSGNLRSSGNLRSSGNLRSSGNNRSKNNRSSRYNRSSIDDSDSRNGKKASNPPRTRRRTKNGTSNDIQNEEYKKEGEMRKVSDANLLKRHENYKEMLSKYVNSHKNILHNSNSTNLKDKRAGDKKKRIRKRGVLKLEDLIIKEDKIQENKNNQRISKFYGGVRIKKVSTAVGKSDYITLTRNLNTNLKTVEYLDLIKLPEQEHLNNNLKSPDLDFIEKKKEKKEIEMYAPKWKYPLQMFDKFIFKNRNFDYNKWVPNCKTLCAIGLPFHLNEFYLLHTLIDMYYNNKNYDGVFDVMCTNEDNFLIYNNILELYTCMYENHNRYELLAANLGILKFEYLFGTQYCSAKNDMLPPYLYHIFKDFYRFNSFPIGGLGLIHFKNEKYAKDFCVTINNYTSHLYEKYIKLIPDINGLKVFLEATVYYQVPDSLFTQINYNELNIALSIIQKNMAGVIGIINELKNYYKQKNIWNLIFANIDLQEFYKKKIEPGNNMSDVNGKVSGNNHIGNNISKDNNCYDTTQELLKRIKELPFRDNIFPNFLVRIYNTYINRYLISNGFCLLGSPYLDEEAGQKVADFLKKFYLLDWFYNEKDETCYFYIFKPIINAFAVFRRLFNASISYSVCTLFLKLPFGLVPAMFIQANMNVGILHVYNGNIIPRMYQVQLNVNRADFSLLPFFTYDNYIRSFIGNQNINHNQPPFDVYSDSSAQRKNRNMGNYDEHNKAQVNYLTRVFNQRPNENIKSSNNKVEEIIKLRGDQTSGAHYVSPCVALFNNPNYMNKQVKDGINNSNFNCVPNNDIVNEGNSQRCMKRTDLSDLSGNVKNRESVHKGKNSENTIIIKSDARSNSNNSSVNNGFLNISNRNNNKRNNSKRNTSNCKTSNCKTSNCNNSKRNNNNLKSGEREDESIIINEEKK, from the coding sequence atgaaaagaacaaaaagcAAAGGAGAACCCAGTGAGCCTAAAAAAGCCAAAAAGAATCTTGAGGGAAactcaaaaagaaaaagagatgAAATTAATGAAAGTTGTGATGTAGGGAAAATTGAAGTTGATCTGTCAGTTGATTACAAGCGAAAAGATAAACATATTGAATATCAAGATTATAGGGAAGCAAAACATGATATTGTAAATAAGGATGAAGTGAATAATTCTCATTTGAAAAGAGAAGTTGGAAATTCAAGGTTGAAAGAAAGGGACAAAGATTCTGTGCATGCATATACTACGAAAAATTCAAACagtagaaaaaataagaagaggaaaaatagtaataataatgatgagaATAAAAATGACGAAGATGGTAAAATTGACAGAGACGGTAAAAATAAGGGggatagtaaaaataattacagcAGTAAATACAATCGTAGCAGTGGAAATCTCAGAAGCAGTGGAAATCTCAGAAGCAGTGGAAATCTCAGAAGCAGTGGAAATCTCAGGAGCAGTGGAAATCTCAGGAGCAGTGGAAATCTCAGGAGCAGTGGAAATAACCGTAGTAAAAATAATCGGAGCAGCAGATATAATCGTAGTAGTATAGATGATAGCGACAGCAGAAATGGCAAAAAGGCTAGCAACCCACCCAGGACACGCAGAAGAACGAAGAATGGAACGTCTAATGACATTCAGAATGAAGAGTATAAGAAGGAAGGCGAAATGAGAAAAGTGAGTGATGCAAATTTGTTGAAGCGTCATGAGAATTATAAAGAAATGTTGAGTAAATATGTGAATTCGCATAAAAATATCTTACATAATTCAAATAGTACAAATTTGAAAGATAAAAGAGCGGGagataaaaagaagagaattCGAAAAAGAGGGGTATTAAAATTAGAagatttaattattaaagaagataaaattcaggaaaataaaaataatcaacGGATAAGTAAGTTTTATGGAGGTGTACGAATAAAAAAGGTTAGTACTGCTGTTGGTAAATCGGATTATATTACACTTACAAGAaatttaaatacaaatttaaaaacagTTGAATATTtagatttaataaaattacccGAACAGGAACatttgaataataatttgaaatcTCCTGATTTAgattttatagaaaaaaagaaggaaaaaaaagagattgAAATGTATGCACCCAAATGGAAATATCCCCTTCAGATGtttgataaatttatttttaaaaatagaaattttGATTATAATAAATGGGTACCAAACTGTAAAACATTATGTGCAATTGGTTTaccttttcatttaaatgaattttatcTATTACATACATTAATAGATATgtattacaataataaaaattatgatggTGTTTTTGATGTAATGTGTACAAATGAAGATAATttccttatatataataacatattagaattatatacatgtatgtatgaaaaTCATAATAGATATGAATTACTAGCAGCAAACTTaggtattttaaaatttgaataTCTATTTGGAACACAATATTGTTCGGCCAAAAATGATATGTTACCTCCTTATCTTTAccatatatttaaagattTTTATCGATTTAATTCTTTCCCTATTGGGGGTCTAGgattaattcattttaaaaatgagaaatatgCTAAAGATTTTTGTGTAACTATAAACAATTACACTTCCCAtctttatgaaaaatatattaaattaattccAGATATTAATGGTTTGAAAGTTTTTCTTGAAGCAACTGTTTATTACCAAGTTCCTGACAGTCTCTTTACACAAATTAATTACAATGAGTTGAATATTGCTCTCAGTATTATACAGAAAAATATGGCAGGAGTTATCGGTataattaatgaattaaaaaattattataaacaaaagAATATATGGAATTTGATCTTTGCAAATATAGATCTGcaagaattttataaaaaaaaaatagagccAGGAAATAACATGTCAGATGTCAATGGTAAGGTTAGTGGTAACAATCATATTGGTAATAATATCTCCAAGGATAATAATTGTTATGATACAACACAAGAACTactaaaaagaataaaagaattGCCATTTAgagataatatatttcctaATTTCTTAGTTCGcatatataacacatatattaatagataTTTGATTTCCAACGGTTTTTGCTTACTTGGAAGCCCATATTTAGATGAGGAAGCAGGGCAAAAAGTAgctgattttttaaaaaaattttacttacTAGATTGgttttataatgaaaaagatgaaacatgttatttttatatttttaagccAATAATAAATGCTTTTGCAGTTTTTAGAAGACTTTTTAATGCATCTATAAGCTATTCAGTATGTactctatttttaaaactacCTTTTGGATTAGTTCCAGCTATGTTTATTCAAGCAAATATGAATGTAGGAattttacatgtatacaATGGAAATATTATTCCTAGGATGTATCAAGTTcaattaaatgtaaataggGCAGACTTTAGCTTGTTAccattttttacttatgataattatattagGAGTTTTATAGgtaatcaaaatataaaccaTAACCAACCACCATTTGATGTATATAGTGATTCATCAGCTcagagaaaaaatagaaatatggGAAATTATGATGAACATAATAAAGCGCAAGTTAATTATTTAACAAGGGTATTCAATCAAAGAcctaatgaaaatataaagagcAGCAACAACAAAGTTGAGGAAATTATTAAACTTAGAGGTGATCAAACTAGTGGTGCTCATTATGTTTCACCATGTGTTGCTTTGTTCAATAACCCAAACTATATGAACAAACAAGTAAAAGATGGCATTAACAATAGTAACTTCAACTGTGTACCAAATAATGATATAGTCAATGAAGGAAATAGTCAAAGATGCATGAAACGTACTGACTTATCAGACTTAAGtggaaatgtaaaaaatagagaaagTGTGCATAAGGGCAAAAATTCGGAAAATACGATCATAATTAAAAGTGACGCACGAAGTAATAGCAACAATAGCAGCGTTAATAATGGCTTTCTCAACATTAGCAACCGAAACAATAATAAGCGTAACAATAGCAAGCGCAACACTAGCAACTGCAAGACTAGCAACTGCAAGACTAGCAACTGCAACAATAGTAAGCGCAACAATAATAACTTAAAATCAGGAGAAAGGGAAGATGAGTCCATAATtattaatgaagaaaaaaagtag
- a CDS encoding ER membrane protein complex subunit 7 yields MGCSSSSQRPNSTKNINVLTSALDQKKKNDTKVKIVLLGDSGVGKSSIALYLCHGRFSDKHQVTIGAAFLQHTIELKNGASMKLHIWDTGGQERFRSMAPLYYRDAYGAVVVYDSNNIESFNSLKYWINEIKSNGSRNCCIMVVANKKDLPQKLNSEMVMKFCEEENVSFIQCSAKTGENINTLFEKIASRIYSRFKEVLYYNDPILSTVVDKKKNQQISFSEFICSLPMYKIIIKRNMKLFTSLFLTIFIYFHLIRTSRCEEDFIELHNNYVEGTVKANLNILSECTVYLDSETYMKPKSNGQFLFANVKEGMYNMFVNHPYIEFTRFQVEVKKNITKNNDKIYTVQAYELLSPFEKSNLMVTNIVFEVRRVYDFLVPKKNFYMYNLFKSPIFLIFFFFLILLSVLPQMQKMSEAENEETNQVTYKSNFLDSTK; encoded by the exons atgggATGCTCATCAAGTTCTCAAAGACCTAAttcaacaaaaaatataaatgttttaacaTCAGCTTtagatcaaaaaaaaaaaaatgatacaaaAGTGAAAATAGTTTTATTAGGTGATAGTGGAGTTGGAAAATCAAGTATCGCTTTGTACTTATGTCATGGTCGTTTTTCAGATAAACATCAAGTAACAATTGGTGCCGCGTTTTTGCAGCATACAATTGAGTTGAAAAATG GGGCATCTATGAAACTCCATATATGGGATACTGGAGGACAGGAAAGGTTTCGCTCAATGGCACCCTTATATTATCGGGATGCATATGGAGCAGTTGTCGTTTATGACTCAAA CAATATCGAATCGTTTAACTCTCTAAAGTACTGGATTAACGAAATAAAATCGAACGGGTCGCGAAATTGTTGTATCATGGTTGTTGCAAATAAAAAGGACTTGCCACAAAAACTAAATTCGGAG aTGGTAATGAAATTTTGTGAAGAAGAGAATGTTTCCTTTATTCAATGTTCCGCAAAg ACAggagaaaatattaataccttatttgaaaaaatag CAAGTCGTATTTATTCAAGATTTAAAGAAgtgttatattataatgatcc CATATTAAGTACAGTGGtagataagaaaaaaaatcagcAA ATTTCCTTTTCTgaatttatttgttctttaccaatgtataaaataataataaagaggAACATGAAATTGTTTACTAGCCTTTTTCTcacaatatttatttattttcaccTTATAAGAACTTCAAGATGTGAAGAAGATTTTATTgaattacataataattatgttgAAGGCACGGTTAAAGcgaatttgaatattttgtCTGAATGTACCGTTTATTTAGATTCAGAAACATACATGAAACCAAAAAGCAATGGTCAATTTCTTTTTGCAAATGTGAAGGAAGGAATGTATAACATGTTTGTTAATCATCCTTACATTGAATTTACGAGATTTCAAGtagaagttaaaaaaaacataacaaaaaataatgataaaatatatacagtaCAAGCATATGAACTATTATCACCTTttgaaaaaagtaatttaatGGTGACAAATATTGTTTTTGAGGTGAGGAGAGTATATGATTTCCTTGTTCcgaagaaaaatttttatatgtataatttatttaaaagtcctatctttttaatttttttttttttcttaattttattaagtgTATTACCACAAATGCAAAAAATGTCCGAAGCGGAGAATGAGGAAACCAACCAAGTTACTTATAAATCGAACTTTTTGGACTCTACGAAATGA